The genomic stretch GTGATCTACACGTGCATGTGCTGTGATATCTGTGAATGGAATTTTTTTCCTGAACTTATCTAGTTGTTCTTCTATTTGAAGCAACGTGAGTTCTTTTGCTTCTATTTGCTCGGTATGTTTTTTTGAAAAATTCAATACGCTTTTAGTCGTTTGTCAAGCTCTGCAATTGCTTTTTGAAATCGTGCTTCGATACTTCCTTTGAGCAATATGTGAGGTTGGTTATAGGTTTTTAGGGTTTGCTGAAATTCTAAAAATGCTTCTTCTCGTTTGTGAGGCAAATCGCGAATTCCATCTGCTTCCCAAGGTGTATCAATATAGGTTAAAAAATAGAAAGCTGCCGTATTTTTTTCTGCATATTTTTTTAGCGTTTCACTTTTGAATTCAGGATAGTATAAACGTGCATACGTAATCGTTGATAGAATGTCCGTATCGCAAATTAAGAGTCGGTTTTCCGAAGCTTTGCATTCTAAACGCAATTGTCCTTTCGCAATCGGCACTACATCTTCTGAGGTTAGTTTTTCGCCTTTTTGTTGTTTCGCTTCCGCGTAGATTCGAGCATATTCTGGCACAAAAGCAGCATTGTAATGTGCTGCCAATTGTTTGGCTAGCGTTGTTTTCCCTGTTGATTCAGGTCCAAATACGACTATTTTTAAGCTGCTTCTATGTTGTTGTTTAATGTTTTTCTCCATGCGATGTATCCAAAGATGGCTAAAATTAAGAAAATTGTGAATTGTATCGCCGTAAATCCGAGTCCTTTAACAAAGTACAACGGAATTGATATGATGTTTCCGAAAATCCAAAATAGCCAATTTTCTATTTTTTTCTTTGCCATCAGCCACATTCCTGCAAAGAAAATTCCCGTAGTAAACATATCTAAATATGGCGTAATGGTTCTGATTTCTGCAATAGAACCTACATTTGCCTTTATTAAATCAAACGTTTCGTTGAATCCTAATGTGTCATCAATTATTTCGTATTGAATGTATACAACGTACGTAAAAATTGCCGTAAATAGGAAGATGAAAATCGTTTTTAGTTTGTCTAAAAAACTCGTTCTTGATATTTCTAGCTTTGTACTTTCGCGAACACGCGTCCACAAATACCAACCATATAAACTCATAATGGAGTAATACACATTAATAATCATATCGCCATATAATATGAATTTGTAACAGAGATAGATGTAAATTAGCGTACTAATGATTCCTGTTGGATATACCCAAATTTTCTCTTTTTTAGCAAACCAAACACTCGCAATTCCAAATAATGCTGCGGTAATTTCTAAAAAGATGTCTAACCTAATAGCATCTTTGTATGGTTCTAAGAAAAATTCAAAAAGTTGGTTCATGGTTTGGTTGTCGGTTTTGGGTTTTAGGTCGCTTTGCTCCTTTATTGTTAATTTGGTTTTTTGTTATTCGTGTTTTGTTCTTTATGTTTTGTTTACTGTTGATTCGTTTATTTCTGACTTTGTACTTCCCTAAATAGTGTTGACCGTTTTTTAGGTTAATATTTCATTGTTAAAAATAGTAATAACTTTTCTTTGTTGGCTAGCCAACAAAGAAAAGTTTGTTCTAAATTGAGTAGGTATTCTTCTCTCAATATTATTGTGCAATCTTTTTTCATTGTAATTATTGACTGCTTTTTTAATCATTCTTTTTAGTTGAGTAAAGCTTTTAGGCTTCCAGTAATTAAGATACTCTTCTTTGATGGTTCTATTTATACGCTCTGCATATGCATTATCTTGTGCGCTTGTCGCCATGCTTATCATTGTATTGTTTTGATTTAATATCTTAATGTATCCCTTGTATGTATACTGACTACCTCTATCAGAATGATGAAACTTCGGTGGCGGATGTACTCTTAAAGCCATTTGTAATGCCTTTACATTAGCGGTAGCTCTCATATGATCTGTAACACTATAACCAACGATTTCTTTGGTATAAACATCTATAATAAAAACAGCGTAGTAATGTTTTCCATCTACTTTAATATAGGTAATATCACTCTGCCAAATAATATTGGGCGCATTAACCTGCATGCCTTTGATAAGATTTGGATAGTAGATTTTACCTGCAATAGTGGTTCGTTTGTAATTCTTCTTTCGCTTTAAACGATACCCTAACTGCATCATTGTTTCTACAAAACGATCTCTACCAATAAAATCTGGTGCTAAACTATAATACATTTTCTCAACCCCACAACCCGGATGTTCCTCTCGTAGCTCATCTGCTTCCATAACTAGCTGTACTAACTTAGTATCAAAAATTTCTTGACGCTTTTGATACTGAAATACCGCTTGTTTACTGATGCCGATGGTTTTATATAACTCATTTAAACTATAAAACATGGCTACTTGTTTTTTGGTGAACTTTTGGATGGTGAGGTGTTGAAGTTTTTTTTGATATCAATATTAAGTTCTTCTTTAGCGACTTCCATCATCGTCTCTAAATAATCTACCATAATCTGTTTACGACCTAAAGCGGCTTCTAACTCTTTGATCTTTGATTCTAAAGACTTTACTTTTCTAGTACTACTTGATTTGTGTTCCACTACGCGATATCCTTTTTGGTTAAAGTTAGAAAATTTATAAACCCATCTGTAAATAGCTGAATTGGAAATCCCATGAAGTTTTTCTAATTCAGGAACGCTATGTTTACCTGACTCAAATTCTAAAACTAGTTGTTTCTTAAATTCAATACTGTACTTACGATGTTTACGGACACTTCTTAAATTTGCTTTCATTGTTAATCACTCTTTGTTAAAAGTGGTCAACTTATATCAGGGACGTACAACGTACACTTTTCACTTTTCACTTTCAACTTTTCACTTCTTTCTTTGTTCTTTGTTATTCGTTCTTTTGTTCATTTGTTAATTCGTTCTTTGGATTCGTAAACTAATAAACTTTTCAACTTATAAACACTTTAACTTTAAACTTATTTTTTTATTTAAAATTCAACATTTATAATTTAAAATTTTTATCTCTTCAACTCTTCTAAGAAACCTTCATTTTCTTCAAAAGCAGTTCCGATAACGACTAAATCTGCGCCAGCATTGAAAGCTGCATTTAGTTGGGTTTTTGATTTGATTCCGCCGCCGACAATTAACGGAATTTGTAATTGACTTGATACTTTTTTTATTATTTCTGGCTTGACCATTTTTTTAGCGCCGCTTCCAGCTTCTAGATAGATGAGTTTTTTTCCTGAGAATTGTCCCGCCAAAGCGGTATGCAAAATTTCAGTTTCCGCTTCTTGCGATATTGGTTGCGTTTTGCTCACACGTTGTACAGCCGTTTCCACGCCGCCATCTATTAGAATGTATCCTGTTGGAATGATTTCTAAGGTGGAATTGATAAGTTTTGCAACCGATTGCACTTGTTGCTCTATTAAGTATGTTGGATTTCGTCCAGAAAGTAATGATAAGAATAGAATTCCGTCTGCTGCTTCCGTGATTTGCTCGTGACTTCCAGGAAAAATTAATACAGGTAATTTTGTATGTTGTTTGATCGTTTTTACAACAGTTTCTAGCTGATTTCCTTCATCTGTACTTCCGCCAACAAATACATGCGTAATGATAGATTCGTGTATTTTTTTGAAAAATGCTGGAATGTGTGCGATTTTTATTTTTTCAGGATCAATCAAAACTGCCAATAGTTTTCTATTCTCTTTTTTTGCTTGAATGATTGCTGCGTACATCGTTTTTGATTGATTCATCTTAGCGATTTTCTTCTAAAGCATATACACATGTAAATCCTTCAAACTCTAAAAAATCTAATGAATAGGTTGCTATGTCTTTATCGTAATATACCGTTCCAATAGTTTTGGTTTCTTCCATCGAGAAATCGTCAATATCAATGTGTTTTAG from Kordia antarctica encodes the following:
- a CDS encoding AAA family ATPase, which translates into the protein MEKNIKQQHRSSLKIVVFGPESTGKTTLAKQLAAHYNAAFVPEYARIYAEAKQQKGEKLTSEDVVPIAKGQLRLECKASENRLLICDTDILSTITYARLYYPEFKSETLKKYAEKNTAAFYFLTYIDTPWEADGIRDLPHKREEAFLEFQQTLKTYNQPHILLKGSIEARFQKAIAELDKRLKAY
- the pnuC gene encoding nicotinamide riboside transporter PnuC, which codes for MNQLFEFFLEPYKDAIRLDIFLEITAALFGIASVWFAKKEKIWVYPTGIISTLIYIYLCYKFILYGDMIINVYYSIMSLYGWYLWTRVRESTKLEISRTSFLDKLKTIFIFLFTAIFTYVVYIQYEIIDDTLGFNETFDLIKANVGSIAEIRTITPYLDMFTTGIFFAGMWLMAKKKIENWLFWIFGNIISIPLYFVKGLGFTAIQFTIFLILAIFGYIAWRKTLNNNIEAA
- a CDS encoding IS3 family transposase; the protein is MFYSLNELYKTIGISKQAVFQYQKRQEIFDTKLVQLVMEADELREEHPGCGVEKMYYSLAPDFIGRDRFVETMMQLGYRLKRKKNYKRTTIAGKIYYPNLIKGMQVNAPNIIWQSDITYIKVDGKHYYAVFIIDVYTKEIVGYSVTDHMRATANVKALQMALRVHPPPKFHHSDRGSQYTYKGYIKILNQNNTMISMATSAQDNAYAERINRTIKEEYLNYWKPKSFTQLKRMIKKAVNNYNEKRLHNNIERRIPTQFRTNFSLLASQQRKVITIFNNEILT
- a CDS encoding transposase; the protein is MKANLRSVRKHRKYSIEFKKQLVLEFESGKHSVPELEKLHGISNSAIYRWVYKFSNFNQKGYRVVEHKSSSTRKVKSLESKIKELEAALGRKQIMVDYLETMMEVAKEELNIDIKKNFNTSPSKSSPKNK
- a CDS encoding geranylgeranylglyceryl/heptaprenylglyceryl phosphate synthase, which encodes MNQSKTMYAAIIQAKKENRKLLAVLIDPEKIKIAHIPAFFKKIHESIITHVFVGGSTDEGNQLETVVKTIKQHTKLPVLIFPGSHEQITEAADGILFLSLLSGRNPTYLIEQQVQSVAKLINSTLEIIPTGYILIDGGVETAVQRVSKTQPISQEAETEILHTALAGQFSGKKLIYLEAGSGAKKMVKPEIIKKVSSQLQIPLIVGGGIKSKTQLNAAFNAGADLVVIGTAFEENEGFLEELKR